From the Leucobacter denitrificans genome, one window contains:
- a CDS encoding class C sortase codes for MTLTSAPQLRNPKSDSPARWRMPWGTAGVALLAFLGVLVMLYPSTASWFSQYNQSQIVVSLDDTVSEEQPSLLRTAISDAHAYNSALIRGEIDRGAMLDPSSNVPTSHASTPGGFDYDQLLRASADGVMARLRIPAINVDLPIYHGTSETTLLKGVGHLEGTSLPVGGDSQHSVLTAHRGLPEAVLFNELDQLEIGDTFTIEVFGEVLTYRVFETQTVLPDESQSLLPEYGKDHVTLVTCTPLGINSHRYLVTGERILPTPVADIEAAGARPEIPGFPWWTVALGGSILAYVSIIVVAGRTARPTGEESVTL; via the coding sequence ATGACACTCACATCAGCTCCACAGCTGCGGAATCCGAAGTCGGACTCCCCGGCACGGTGGCGCATGCCCTGGGGAACCGCGGGAGTCGCCCTCCTTGCGTTCCTCGGAGTACTTGTCATGCTGTACCCGAGCACCGCCTCATGGTTCTCGCAATACAACCAGTCGCAGATCGTGGTGAGTCTCGACGACACGGTGAGTGAAGAGCAACCGTCACTGTTGCGCACCGCAATCAGTGACGCTCACGCCTACAACAGCGCACTCATCAGGGGTGAAATAGATCGAGGCGCAATGCTCGACCCATCGAGCAACGTTCCAACTTCACACGCATCAACTCCGGGTGGGTTCGACTACGATCAATTGCTACGCGCAAGTGCTGACGGCGTTATGGCCCGGCTGCGCATACCCGCAATCAACGTAGACTTGCCCATCTACCACGGCACGTCAGAGACAACACTCCTCAAAGGCGTCGGCCATCTTGAAGGAACCTCACTGCCAGTGGGTGGTGACTCCCAACACTCGGTTCTCACCGCTCACCGTGGGCTGCCAGAAGCAGTACTGTTCAATGAGCTCGATCAGTTGGAGATCGGGGACACCTTCACAATCGAGGTGTTCGGCGAGGTACTCACGTATCGCGTGTTTGAAACACAGACCGTTCTTCCGGATGAGTCCCAAAGCCTGCTGCCAGAGTACGGAAAGGATCACGTCACCCTGGTGACCTGCACTCCGCTCGGCATTAATAGTCACAGGTACCTTGTCACTGGCGAGCGTATACTTCCAACCCCCGTAGCGGATATTGAAGCCGCTGGTGCGAGGCCCGAAATCCCAGGATTTCCCTGGTGGACCGTAGCGCTCGGCGGATCAATACTCGCGTACGTCTCAATCATCGTCGTTGCGGGTAGAACCGCACGACCTACCGGAGAGGAATCGGTAACTCTCTAA
- a CDS encoding DNA repair helicase XPB produces MTLGPLIVQSDHTVLLEVAHPDAEDARHELAVFAELERAPEHIHTYRVTRLGLWNARAAGHTAEEILETLNRYAKFPVPSGVAAEIADTMRRYGRLTIERTEDGDLMLHSDDAAILREVSSAKKVAPLLGNKIDDFSMPVEAWARGELKQQLVARGWPAEDLAGYTPGEPYEIELDESDWSLRDYQHKAVEAFQRGGSGVVVLPCGAGKTLVGAAAMAAVGAKTLILVTNAVSARQWRDELLRRTNLTEDEIGEYSGQVKEVKPVTIATYQILTSKRKGEYAHLSLLDAQDWGVIVYDEVHLLPAPVFKLTADLQARRRLGLTATLVREDGREGDVFSLIGPKRYDAAWKDIEAQGFIAPAACFEIRIDLPESERLEYAVAEDQDRYRIASSTPQKERIAKEIIDRHPGESTLVIGQYIDQLESMAEALDAPLITGQTPVNEREELFQAFRAGEVKTLVVSKVANFSVDLPDASVAIQISGSFGSRQEEAQRLGRLLRPKADGVTASFYTLIARDTVDQDFAQNRQRFLAEQGYSYTIMNAADLPAAA; encoded by the coding sequence ATGACTCTTGGCCCACTCATTGTGCAGAGCGATCACACCGTGCTGCTCGAGGTTGCGCACCCCGACGCTGAAGATGCACGGCATGAACTCGCGGTATTCGCCGAGCTCGAGCGCGCCCCCGAACACATTCACACCTACCGCGTGACACGCCTGGGCTTGTGGAACGCGCGCGCGGCCGGGCACACGGCCGAAGAAATTCTTGAGACGCTGAATCGCTACGCGAAGTTTCCGGTGCCGAGCGGGGTCGCTGCCGAGATCGCCGACACGATGCGGCGCTACGGCAGGCTCACCATCGAGCGCACCGAAGACGGTGACCTCATGCTGCACTCTGACGACGCGGCGATTTTGCGTGAGGTGTCGTCTGCGAAGAAGGTCGCGCCGCTGCTCGGCAACAAGATTGACGACTTCAGCATGCCCGTCGAAGCGTGGGCGCGCGGCGAACTCAAGCAGCAGCTCGTGGCACGCGGCTGGCCCGCCGAAGATCTCGCCGGGTACACGCCGGGCGAACCCTACGAGATCGAGCTCGACGAGAGCGACTGGAGTCTGCGCGACTACCAGCACAAGGCGGTCGAGGCGTTTCAGCGCGGTGGATCGGGGGTCGTGGTGCTCCCCTGTGGCGCGGGCAAGACGCTCGTGGGCGCGGCCGCGATGGCTGCGGTGGGTGCGAAGACGCTCATTCTCGTGACGAACGCGGTGTCTGCTCGCCAGTGGCGCGACGAGTTGCTTCGCCGCACGAACCTCACTGAGGATGAGATCGGCGAGTACTCGGGTCAGGTGAAAGAGGTCAAGCCCGTCACCATCGCGACGTACCAGATTCTTACGAGCAAGCGAAAGGGTGAATACGCACACCTGTCGCTCCTCGACGCGCAGGACTGGGGCGTCATCGTTTACGACGAGGTGCACTTGTTACCCGCCCCCGTGTTTAAGCTCACCGCCGACCTGCAGGCGCGGCGCCGCCTCGGCCTTACCGCGACGCTCGTGCGTGAAGACGGGCGAGAGGGTGACGTGTTCAGCCTCATTGGCCCGAAGCGATACGACGCCGCGTGGAAAGATATCGAGGCCCAAGGATTCATCGCACCGGCCGCGTGCTTTGAGATCCGCATCGACCTGCCTGAATCTGAGCGACTCGAGTACGCCGTCGCGGAGGATCAAGATCGGTACCGCATAGCCTCCTCGACCCCGCAAAAAGAGCGCATCGCGAAAGAGATCATCGACCGACACCCGGGCGAAAGCACCCTAGTTATTGGGCAGTACATTGACCAGCTCGAGTCGATGGCCGAAGCGCTCGACGCGCCACTCATCACCGGGCAGACCCCGGTGAACGAGCGCGAAGAACTCTTCCAGGCGTTCCGTGCAGGCGAAGTGAAGACGCTCGTCGTGTCGAAGGTCGCAAATTTCTCGGTGGATCTGCCAGACGCATCAGTCGCGATTCAGATCTCTGGCTCGTTCGGCTCGCGCCAAGAAGAGGCGCAGCGCCTCGGCCGCCTACTCAGGCCAAAGGCAGACGGTGTGACGGCGTCGTTCTACACGCTCATCGCGCGCGACACAGTGGATCAGGACTTTGCGCAGAACCGTCAGCGGTTCCTCGCGGAGCAGGGGTACTCGTACACGATTATGAACGCTGCTGATCTACCCGCTGCTGCCTAA
- a CDS encoding helicase-associated domain-containing protein, whose protein sequence is MSGTLPLSSYIASLDRVGLMGLVSSRRIASPQSVSDSLDLAQELLKPDSIAQALTELTRDELGVLARISGLGATAQDAGVPPELQRQLESLIALGLVSPNATPFPEVVGVFGAEIDGRVSLDALADPQSKATEHDDAPAPDVSGWFAQALTASGQVAWLLRDLARTPAKLNRNGDVAAAWVKGLEERLSIPRGAELVDLVRGAGLAGPAGHGFVATADAWLGSGHEARWIALARTAAARMPQRLLDMLDTAEAATGQNIHPALTEFPHRFPLATETTLAQVAAAAALWERLGITVHGHLSAGGAYVLRNPVAPGSAEALPDFGFPAIAPGIYIQPDLSVIVPGPLAIADETALAAITLPEQLGVASTLRITEASLGEAIDRGFEAAAIRDMLTGLTVSGIPQPLDYLITALGERAGSVIVTANFSEHGRSRVDFASTALRNSILVDRRLAHLQLAEPSGRLLTETTIPPLYSRLRADHVLAALLDARYPAKTETQGVDDDTRPIMLPRGPAKDEADPLDSLVDRVLASTADSPSDISRQITLAIRDRSSIRVTVEIRGEVRDFSIVPISLASGRMRALDEAAGVERTLPLEAITAVAQLT, encoded by the coding sequence ATGAGCGGCACGCTCCCTCTCTCTTCATATATAGCTTCGCTCGATCGAGTGGGCTTGATGGGGCTTGTCTCGTCGCGTCGTATCGCGTCGCCGCAGTCTGTGAGCGATTCGCTCGATCTTGCGCAAGAGCTGCTTAAGCCTGATTCGATCGCGCAGGCTCTCACCGAGCTCACCCGCGATGAGCTCGGCGTGCTCGCGCGCATCTCAGGGCTGGGGGCCACCGCTCAAGATGCTGGCGTTCCTCCCGAGCTCCAGCGCCAACTAGAGTCACTCATCGCTCTGGGGCTCGTCTCACCTAATGCCACACCATTCCCAGAGGTTGTAGGGGTGTTCGGCGCTGAGATCGATGGCAGGGTTTCGCTGGATGCGCTTGCGGATCCACAATCTAAGGCGACAGAGCACGACGACGCGCCCGCGCCAGACGTGTCTGGCTGGTTCGCGCAGGCCCTCACCGCGTCGGGTCAGGTGGCCTGGTTGCTTCGCGACCTCGCGCGCACACCCGCCAAGCTCAATCGCAACGGCGATGTCGCCGCGGCGTGGGTGAAGGGCCTCGAGGAGCGCCTCTCGATTCCCCGCGGGGCCGAGCTCGTAGATCTCGTGCGCGGCGCCGGGCTCGCTGGGCCCGCGGGTCACGGCTTCGTGGCGACGGCAGATGCTTGGCTCGGTTCGGGCCACGAGGCTCGGTGGATCGCGCTGGCGCGCACCGCAGCCGCACGGATGCCGCAGCGTCTGCTCGACATGCTCGACACGGCCGAGGCAGCGACCGGCCAGAACATTCACCCAGCGCTCACCGAGTTTCCTCACCGTTTCCCTCTCGCGACCGAGACCACCCTCGCTCAGGTCGCCGCAGCCGCCGCACTCTGGGAGCGCCTCGGAATCACGGTGCACGGACACCTCAGCGCGGGTGGGGCTTACGTGCTGCGCAACCCCGTGGCGCCGGGCTCCGCAGAAGCACTCCCCGACTTCGGCTTTCCCGCCATCGCTCCGGGCATCTATATTCAGCCAGACCTCAGCGTTATTGTTCCCGGGCCGCTGGCAATCGCCGACGAAACGGCGCTTGCCGCGATCACGCTACCCGAACAGCTCGGCGTCGCGTCAACGCTGCGCATCACTGAGGCTTCTCTCGGCGAGGCCATCGATCGTGGGTTTGAGGCCGCTGCTATCCGCGACATGCTCACGGGTCTCACGGTGTCGGGTATTCCGCAGCCGCTCGACTATCTCATTACCGCACTCGGCGAACGCGCAGGCAGTGTCATCGTCACCGCGAACTTCAGTGAGCACGGTCGCAGTCGCGTCGATTTCGCGAGCACGGCGCTGCGCAATTCGATCCTGGTGGATCGAAGGCTCGCACACCTGCAGCTCGCCGAACCGTCGGGGCGACTGCTCACAGAGACGACCATCCCCCCGCTCTACTCCCGGCTTCGTGCCGATCACGTGCTCGCGGCGCTACTCGACGCACGGTACCCGGCGAAGACCGAAACGCAGGGCGTAGACGATGACACACGCCCCATCATGTTGCCGCGCGGGCCTGCAAAAGATGAGGCTGATCCGCTCGACTCTCTCGTCGACCGCGTGCTGGCGTCTACGGCCGACAGCCCGAGTGACATCAGCCGACAGATCACGCTGGCCATTCGCGACCGGAGTTCGATTCGCGTCACGGTCGAGATCCGCGGCGAAGTTCGTGACTTTTCGATCGTGCCAATCTCGCTTGCGTCGGGCCGCATGCGCGCCCTCGATGAGGCAGCGGGGGTCGAGCGCACGCTTCCGCTAGAAGCGATAACTGCGGTCGCACAGCTCACCTGA